A genomic segment from Micropterus dolomieu isolate WLL.071019.BEF.003 ecotype Adirondacks linkage group LG03, ASM2129224v1, whole genome shotgun sequence encodes:
- the setd2 gene encoding histone-lysine N-methyltransferase SETD2 isoform X2, translating to MDTLLKSEIREEGSGASVKVEGLSKAALIKSLSPRVMLSNHLLPKGTKMKVNLEDQGRQKVSFSFAPTKKPLQSLFFIPASPDKSVAEPLPASSQSTSDKGGQDTDSKTEQKQTPMVPTSIADTLSETQISSATKLKMDLAKMHFKKQILSVSVTEKKPTPVVPEEPQSSELQILPKSTRKSVTEFPIPQPQSVASVCPSENTYIEDSETRVTPSLKKPAASSGKDRESSSSAEQDSKVYKRKTRSQTNSAAPGSESDGDSVQMSSSRKSVDSKSKTNSDSRNKEIKKSSSGSHVEEKEKSSCKRSENHERSSSYSKSDRDSRHTSLRSSRSDKDRRRSRSRSRSRSRGSRTSSSHSRSERSRGDRGCRSERSYYHDSDRRSHRSSPRRERRRSRSRTDRTRDSSDSEDDHRKTRTRTSDSSRSSTHATSYKESKSSSYSKSEKASKSADSPHSSELDKRTQSSKSERTSKRLSDSDSQRKCSPDQDSSYHKSSSHHKSSSSSMHTHCQTYEKRQKGSSSDSEADHKGKSQTSDKSFGSEENCKNSQKKTSRPASKLPSRSVKTSGHDRESNDLFHSPGKAPSRANNTELCEKEKSDNQQGGNENGNQDFKEIVSCTDKSLQESSSKKSKETKSGVEVENENASAITSSESLKHVNSALENLTNVKDSLSCNNRPHVNSNAAVLYSCSSNDSIMCIQDKKVVDCAPGPMSLLYTADVSVTHDVQQNTKPEIVEPNKGPTVDKQCGTSVLLKSDSSCLESKNPLTLEQQNTDTVTKSSSTTKKSRWDIVGQDTSESDHSQRILCVESKPAVKKVISVKKIEFSKDSNQTDSNSDINNTIQQEPEKHSKLAKWTEMSMQEVGSESTSMTDNYKDQSEPSQASTIINPCDLKLSVAQNDASQVDKAAKMHSWNGHEEKSKDSAHDSKLSKTTSLNQNAFGGQSEASDSDNSEYDSDCGEAIKRLHSVVVVPKNSSLTMDTQDTGASPCTAMNSSELQNANVAADVNISEVPKQKQGSPSTACVETSGPCTGVNDSSESIMLCQSQSNMIDSTSHSEGSSSICAQLYMAGHIGAHGSTTDPASSLDNSRQCEQGHQQHNLSSRGERIYSHYQHDDFSSADNINDKNGFSLGWDFSQPEQPSSTYQQPDSSHGPQLPNTKLTEISPKEQEHVQSNASWNHQSPNMQTNRNPYLHVHEHYQDPAGEIHPDSLTNDHDDYSGHKLSNLRKTAVECSGPNTPGSSSFVQGHEISSNSRGPAVPDPPREDSFRPHRGRGPPKKRRPEIESDSDNEAEAGPAGKRERQGETDISKETQVKAEVQRPTLTLQDFQDAHKWRESSKSKKMPPYFDLIEENLYLTERKKSKSHRDIKRMQCECPVLPREERSRGVLACGEDCLNRLLMIECSSRCLNGAYCSNRRFQMKQHADFDVILTEDKGWGLRAAKDLTPNTFVLEYCGEVLDHKEFKTRVKEYARNKNIHYYFMSLKNNEIIDATLKGNCSRFMNHSCEPNCETQKWTVNGQLRVGFFTTKAVSAGTELTFDYQFQRYGKEAQKCFCGAPSCRGFLGGENRVSVRAAGGKMKKDRSRKSALTTVDEELEALLENGEGLYDEKQVVSLCRLMVRVETMEQKLICLKLIQDTQNPSCLKQFLDHHGLSLLWIFMVELSEAKGNSANNTKLQLEIMKTLAVLPISTKNMLEESRVLTFIQRWAQTKTLPQPVEMDGYSSENTSRAQTPLNTPDGSSTKLGPELDGDTAKPAVYRRLKIISENSLDSALSDTSKASDGKEEEEEDDDEEEDESSHAELPDGKQLKADPACDAAEPTKGTVEEPVKVEKREETQTEEVKEKMELDLEKETEVKEDTSEGPTDELEGLKEPSEEQESQEEQTSQAVTEKTEQEGDQPTDKVLEQESQPIQIEVADLPPEQPSENMEAQAETQEDEKPPGSETQPDESTTDAAPSSETPEVSMPSEVTATPVDPSVIGTPSQDEEEGVSDVESERSQEPQLSALDISGMAARLLESWKDLKEVYRIPKKSQVEKEANDRSRDRDTALTPRTTSGSREREREREKERERDRDRDYDRERDRDWDRDRDRDRDRDRERDRDRVSDKTPRSTERRRRRSASPPPSSYERSSRRTEERFDQSNSNKTPRGTGGKERNKLSTEERRKLFEQEVAQREAQKQQQLQQQQQQLQTMAYDPALAYASSPGFITYPPGYPIQTFVDPSNPNAGKVLLPTPAVEPTMNYEQTPPQRLISDMGLTSPSSTSQATPVSNLSQHITTTNLTTGNPQQYAQPIVATQDAGVAVLSVPAQAAPALQGQQSYTTVWDPTTQQAVTVQTQPAQQYAPAQAQTQTAIYYQGQPCQTIYSIPTAYPQANTPVIQAYTEPTASYLHSQPVYPGHQQGVVVQQGGTVTTIVTSQTVQQELIVANNVIDLPPPSPPKPKTIILPPNWKVARDPEGKIYYYHIVTRQTQWDPPTWEGSSDNTSVDHESEMDLGTPTYDENPSKFSTKTAEADTSSELAKKSKETFRKEMSQFIVQCLNPYRKPDCKLGRISNTEDFKHLARKLTHGVMNKELKACTNPEDLECNENVKHKTKEYIKKYMQRFGSVYRPKEDTEVY from the exons ATGGACACTCTGCTCAAGTCAGAAATCAG AGAGGAGGGGAGTGGTGCCTCG GTGAAGGTGGAGGGCCTATCCAAGGCAGCTCTTATCAAAAGCTTGTCTCCCAGAGTCATGCTATCCAACCATCTCCTGCCTAAAGGGACCAAGATGAAGGTCAACCTAGAGGATCAGGGTCGTCAGAAAGTGTCCTTCAGCTTTGCACCGACCAAGAAGCCACTGCAGAGCCTGTTCTTCATCCCCGCCAGCCCTGACAAGTCTGTCGCTGAACCTCTCCCTGCCTCGTCACAGTCCACCTCAGACAAAGGCGGGCAGGATACAGACAGCAAAACTGAGCAAAAGCAGACACCAATGGTGCCAACATCAATAGCAGACACACTGTCTGAAACACAAATCTCCTCAGCCACTAAACTGAAAATGGACTTAGCAAAGATGCATTTTAAGAAGCAAATTCTTAGTGTCTCTGTAACTGAAAAGAAGCCAACACCTGTTGTGCCAGAGGAACCCCAATCCTCTGAATTGCAGATTCTGCCGAAATCAACAAGGAAGAGTGTAACTGAATTCCCAATACCCCAGCCTCAGAGTGTCGCCAGTGTCTGCCCCTCTGAGAATACGTACATTGAAGACTCTGAGACAAGGGTAACCCCTAGCCTCAAGAAGCCAGCGGCTTCCTcaggaaaagacagagagagttcCAGTAGTGCTGAGCAGGACAGTAAGGTATACAAAAGGAAAACCAGGTCCCAAACTAATAGTGCAGCCCCTGGCTCAGAATCTGATGGAGATTCAGTCCAGATGTCTTCCAGTCGCAAATCTGTTGACTCCAAAAGTAAAACGAACTCTGACAGCAGaaacaaagagataaaaaagTCTTCCTCGGGTTCACACGtggaggaaaaggaaaaaagttCCTGTAAGCGGTCAGAGAATCATGAAAGGTCTTCTAGTTACTCGAAATCAGACCGTGATTCTAGACACACATCTTTACGCTCATCTCGATCAGACAAAGATCGTAGAAGGTCCAGGTCTAGATCACGGTCTAGATCAAGAGGGTCTCGAACAAGTTCATCTCACTCTCGGTCAGAGAGATCTCGAGGTGACAGAGGATGCCGCTCTGAAAGGTCATACTATCATGATTCTGATCGGCGATCACACAGGAGTTCTCCACGCAGAGAGAGAAGACGTTCTCGTTCTCGCACCGACAGAACTCGGGACAGTTCTGACTCTGAGGATGACCATAGGAAGACAAGGACGAGGACAAGTGACTCCAGCAGGTCATCTACCCATGCAACCTCATATAAAGAGTCAAAATCATCTTCCTACTCAAAATCTGAAAAGGCCTCTAAATCTGCAGATTCTCCTCACTCCTCAGAGTTGGATAAAAGAACACAATCTTCAAAGTCTGAAAGGACTTCAAAGCGACTATCAGACTCTGATTCCCAGCGCAAATGCTCACCTGATCAGGACTCCAGTTACCATAAATCTAGCTCCCATCACAAATCTTCTTCTTCCAGTATGCATACTCACTGTCAAACATATGAAAAACGCCAAAAAGGCAGCTCTAGTGACTCTGAGGCAGATCATAAGGGAAAATCACAGACCTCTGACAAAAGCTTTGGCTCAGAGGAGAACTGTAAAAACTCCCAAAAGAAAACCAGTAGGCCAGCCTCGAAGCTGCCTTCTAGATCTGTGAAAACTAGTGGACATGATAGAGAATCAAATGACTTATTTCACAGCCCCGGCAAGGCACCATCACGTGCAAACAACACAGAAttgtgtgaaaaagaaaaatctgataACCAACAAGGTGGAAATGAAAATGGTAATCAGGATTTTAAGGAGATTGTCTCATGCACTGATAAGAGTCTGCAAGAATCGTCGTCCAAGAaatcaaaagaaacaaagtCAGGTGTTGAAGTTGAGAATGAAAATGCCTCAGCTATAACCTCAAGTGAAAGCTTAAAGCATGTAAATTCCGCCCTGGAAAACTTGACCAATGTGAAGGATAGCCTTTCTTGTAATAACCGACCACATGTGAACTCAAATGCAGCTGTCTTATATTCATGCAGTAGTAATGATAGTATAATGTGCATCCAGGACAAGAAAGTTGTGGACTGTGCACCAGGGCCAATGTCCTTACTTTATACAGCAGATGTATCTGTCACACATGATGTCCAGCAGAACACTAAACCAGAGATTGTTGAGCCGAATAAAGGTCCGACAGTTGACAAGCAGTGTGGCACAAGTGTGCTGCTCAAATCTGATTCATCATGTCTTGAATCTAAGAATCCGCTTACACttgaacaacaaaatacagataCTGTGACAAAGAGCAGCAGTACTACCAAAAAGTCCCGGTGGGATATTGTTGGGCAGGACACCTCAGAGAGTGATCATTCGCAGAGGATACTTTGTGTAGAGAGTAAGCCTGCTGTTAAAAAAGTGATATCTGTCAAAAAAATAGAGTTTTCTAAAGAcagtaaccagacagacagtaacTCTGACATTAACAATACTATTCAGCAAGAACCTGAAAAACATTCCAAATTGGCAAAGTGGACTGAGATGTCAATGCAGGAAGTTGGCTCAGAGAGCACGTCCATGACCGATAACTACAAAGACCAAAGTGAGCCTTCACAGGCGAGCACTATTATTAACCCCTGTGACTTAAAACTGAGTGTTGCTCAAAATGATGCATCACAGGTCGATAAAGCTGCAAAAATGCATAGTTGGAATGGTCATGAAGAAAAATCCAAGGACAGTGCTCATGATAGCAAACTGAGTAAGACAACATCACTCAATCAGAATGCATTCGGAGGACAGAGTGAGGCCAGTGATAGTGATAACTCTGAGTACGACTCTGATTGCGGCGAGGCTATAAAACGATTGCACTCTGTGGTGGTGGTGCCAAAGAATTCTTCCCTAACAATGGATACACAGGACACAGGAGCTTCTCCATGCACTGCAATGAATAGTTCAGAACTGCAGAATGCTAATGTAGCAGCTGATGTGAATATCAGTGAAGTCCCAAAACAAAAGCAGGGGAGTCCTTCCACTGCATGCGTGGAGACCAGTGGTCCATGTACTGGTGTAAATGATTCATCTGAAAGCATTATGTTGTGTCAGTCCCAGAGTAATATGATTGATAGCACCAGTCACTCTGAGGGTTCCAGCTCCATCTGTGCCCAGCTTTACATGGCTGGTCATATCGGTGCCCATGGAAGTACTACAGATCCTGCCTCCAGCCTTGATAATTCCCGACAGTGTGAGCAAGGGCACCAACAGCATAATCTAAGCAGCAGAGGTGAAAGGATTTACTCCCATTACCAACACGATGATTTCTCCAGTGCTGACAATATCAATGACAAGAACGGATTCAGCCTGGGTTGGGATTTTTCGCAACCAGAACAACCCAGTAGTACATACCAGCAGCCTGATAGCAGTCATGGGCCACAGTTACCCAACACTAAACTGACAGAAATCTCTCCCAAGGAACAGGAGCATGTGCAGAGTAATGCCTCCTGGAACCACCAATCCCCAAACATGCAGACTAACAGAAACCCCTACCTCCATGTGCATGAGCATTATCAGGATCCTGCAGGCGAAATCCATCCTGACTCCCTAACTAATGACCATGACGACTACAGTGGGCATAAACTATCTAATCTTCGTAAAACAGCTGTTGAATGCAGTGGACCTAACACTCCTGGCTCATCAAGCTTTGTACAAGGTCATGAAATAAGCAGCAACAGCAGGGGCCCTGCTGTGCCAGACCCCCCTAGAGAAGACAGTTTTAGACCCCACAGAGGCCGGGGCCCTCCCAAGAAAAGGCGTCCAGAGATTGAGTCAGACTCTGACAATGAGGCCGAAGCTGGGCCGGCAGGCAAGCGGGAGCGTCAGGGAGAGACTGACATCTCTAAGGAAACTCAAGTCAAAGCTGAGGTGCAACGTCCAACGCTCACTCTGCAAGACTTTCAAGATGCCCATAAATGGAGAGAGTCTTCCAAGTCTAAGAAGATGCCCCCTTACTTTGACTTGATTGAGGAGAACCTGTACCTGACTGAGAG aaagaaaagcaaatctCATCGAGATATCAAAAGAATGCAATGTGAGTGCCCAGTGCTGCCCAGAGAGGAACGTTCAAGGGGAGTATTAGCATGCGGGGAAGACTGTTTAAACCGGCTGCTGATGATTGAGTG ctcTTCACGGTGCCTGAATGGAGCCTACTGCTCTAATCGACGCTTTCAGATGAAACAACATGCAGACTTTGACGTTATCCTCACAGAAGACAAGGGTTGGGGACTACGGGCAGCTAAAGACTTGACTCC AAACACCTTTGTGCTGGAATATTGCGGGGAGGTATTGGACCACAAGGAGTTCAAAACAAGGGTCAAAGAATATGCACGCAATAAGAACATCCACTACTACTTCATGTCTCTAAAGAATAATGAG ATCATTGATGCAACACTGAAGGGTAATTGCTCTCGGTTTATGAACCATAGCTGCGAGCCCAACTGTGAGACCCAAAAG TGGACAGTCAATGGACAGCTTAGAGTTGGGTTCTTCACCACCAAGGCTGTCTCTGCAGGAACAGAACTGACATTTGATTACCAGTTCCAGAGATACGG CAAAGAAGCACAGAAATGCTTCTGTGGAGCGCCCAGCTGCAGAGGCTTCCTGGGTGGGGAGAACAGAGTTAGTGTTCGGGCGGCTGGAGGGAAGATGAAGAAAGACCGCAGCCGAAAGAGTGCTCTCACCACG GTTGATGAGGAGCTGGAGGCCTTATTGGAGAATGGAGAAGGCCTGTATGATGAGAAACAGGTGGtgtctctctgcaggctaaTGGTCCGAGTGGAAACGATGGAGCAGAAACTCATCTGCCTCAAGCTCATACAA GATACTCAAAATCCGTCATGCCTGAAGCAGTTCCTGGACCATCATGGATTGTCTTTGCTGTGGATCTTCATGGTGGAGCTTTCTGAAGCTAAAGGCAACAGCGCCAATAACACCAAACTGCAGTTAGAG ATTATGAAGACCTTGGCTGTGCTGCCTATCTCTACTAAGAACATGTTGGAGGAGAGCAGAGTCCTCACCTTTATTCAGCGATGGGCCCAAACAAAAACTCTCCCTCAGCCTGTTGAGATGGATGGGTACTCTAGTGAGAACACTTCCCGTGCTCAAACACCCCTCAACACTCCTGATGGTTCCTCCACCAAACTGGGACCAGAATTGGATGGTGACACCGCCAAACCTGCTGTTTACCGCCGCCTTAAAATCATCAGTGAAAACAGTCTGGACAGCGCACTCTCTGACACGAGCAAAGCATCTGAtgggaaggaggaagaggaggaggacgatgatgaggaagaagatgaaTCCTCACATGCAGAACTTCCTGACGGCAAACAGTTGAAGGCAGACCCAGCGTGTGATGCTGCAGAGCCAACGAAAGGAACGGTGGAAGAGCCAGTGAAAGTGGAAAAACGGGAAGAGACTCAAACTGAGGAGGTTAAAGAAAAAATGGAGTTGGATTTGGAGAAGGAAACTGAAGTGAAAGAGGACACCAGTGAGGGTCCGACAGATGAACTTGAGGGGCTAAAAGAGCCTAGTGAAGAACAGGAGAGCCAAGAGGAGCAGACCAGTCAGGCAGTGACAGAAAAGACGGAACAAGAGGGAGATCAGCCCACCGATAAAGTTCTCGAGCAGGAGAGTCAGCCTATCCAAATAGAGGTTGCTGATCTGCCACCTGAGCAGCCTTCAGAAAATATGGAAGCCCAGGCAGAGACACAAGAGGATGAGAAACCTCCTGGCAGTGAGACGCAACCTGATGAATCTACCACTGATGCAGCCCCAAGCTCTGAGACCCCAGAGGTCAGTATGCCTTCTGAGGTCACCGCAACCCCTGTGGACCCATCCGTGATAGGAACTCCTTCTCAGGATGAAGAGGAAGGTGTCTCAGATGTGGAGAGCGAGAGGAGTCAGGAGCCCCAACTCAGTGCTTTGGACATTAGTGGCATGGCTGCCAGGCTTCTGGAAAGCTGGAAGGATCTGAAG GAGGTATACAGAATTCCCAAGAAGAGTCAGGTGGAAAAGGAAGCAAATG ATCGCAGCCGAGATCGGGACACAGCCTTGACGCCACGCACCACATCTGGTAGCCGAGAACGTGAAAGGGAgcgagagaaggagagggaacGCGACAGAGACCGAGATtatgacagagagagggaccGTGATTGGGACAGGGACAGGgacagggacagagacagagacagagaaagagatcgTGATCGAGTCTCTGACAAAACTCCACGCAGCACTGAGAGACGAAGGAGACGCTCTGCTTCTCCGCCACCCTCGTCCTACGAGAGGAGCAGCCGACGTACTGAAGAACG GTTTGACCAGTCTAACAGCAACAAGACACCAAGGGGAACTGGTGGCAAAGAGCGCAACAAGCTCTCCACAGAGGAGCGCAGAAAGCTGTTTGAGCAGGAGGTTGCTCAGCGGGAAGCCCAGAAACAACAacagctgcaacagcagcagcagcagcttcaaaCTATGGCTTATGACCCTGCTCTGGCCTATGCCTCCAGTCCTGGCTTCATCACGTACCCTCCTGGATATCCCATCCAGACCTTTGTGGATCCCTCCAACCCCAATGCCGGCAAAGTACTGCTACCTACCCCTGCGGTTGAGCCCACCATGAACTATGAACAGACACCTCCCCAGCGTCTTATCTCAGACATGGGACTGACCTCTCCATCCTCCACTTCCCAGGCTACTCCAGTCTCTAATCTCTCTCAGCACATCACCACCACCAACCTCACCACTGGCAACCCTCAGCAGTATGCCCAGCCAATTGTAGCAACCCAGGACGCAGGTGTGGCTGTCCTCTCTGTACCTGCCCAGGCGGCCCCTGCGTTACAGGGCCAGCAGAGCTACACCACTGTCTGGGATCCCACTACTCAACAGGCAGTGACTGTGCAGACACAGCCTGCACAGCAGTATGCCCCAGCACAGGCTCAGACACAGACGGCTATCTATTACCAGGGCCAGCCGTGCCAAACTATATACAGCATCCCCACCGCCTATCCTCAGGCCAACACTCCGGTCATACAG